A single Myxococcus stipitatus DNA region contains:
- a CDS encoding BamA/TamA family outer membrane protein: MRIASSGFRPERRLSGTFCPIPPQAWMLLALQLMGTPEPARAQEAATPPAVEVTGQAPSAAPASEELTPGRIERIDIEGNARTRDSVILRALRMLPGELLARDAGPELKRRLLNLKLFKSVDVRSRPEGDGVVLQVQVDERWTLLPIPMFTSSKGQWQAGLFALETNLFGLHKTFVLGALAGNRGGTFFSLYRDPGIAGSRWTAGLFGQYAKIDRERRVRDVVVDEYTDRRVDASATLGYQFLPELNVGAGVFTLLNKPLPRNEGGLVPARSDVFGVSASAEYLGQDFHFYFNEGPLARVSFRQGLEPLGSTRDYRQVSASASYTLSLFGDHAVSLLASFDRVWGDATLDALLMGGRAGSRGFTNQTLWAEQAATATLEYQVPLWSPRLATLTAHAFVDVGRVAWKNARLRYAAPGAGVRVYLRSVAVPALGLDVTREPQTGEVVASFAAGLSM, translated from the coding sequence ATGCGCATCGCATCGTCCGGATTCCGCCCCGAGCGGCGCCTGTCCGGCACCTTCTGCCCCATCCCACCGCAGGCGTGGATGCTCCTCGCCCTCCAGTTGATGGGCACGCCCGAGCCGGCGCGGGCCCAGGAGGCGGCGACGCCCCCCGCCGTGGAGGTGACCGGGCAAGCGCCCTCCGCGGCCCCCGCGTCCGAGGAGCTGACACCCGGCCGCATCGAGCGCATCGACATCGAGGGCAACGCGCGCACGCGCGACTCCGTCATCCTCCGGGCGCTGCGCATGCTCCCGGGGGAGCTGCTCGCCCGGGACGCGGGACCGGAGCTGAAGCGGCGGCTGCTCAACCTGAAGCTCTTCAAGAGCGTCGACGTGCGCTCGCGGCCGGAGGGCGACGGCGTGGTGCTCCAGGTCCAGGTGGACGAGCGCTGGACGCTGCTGCCCATCCCCATGTTCACCTCCAGCAAGGGCCAGTGGCAGGCGGGCCTGTTCGCGCTGGAGACCAACCTCTTCGGGCTCCACAAGACGTTCGTGCTGGGCGCGCTCGCGGGCAACCGGGGCGGGACCTTCTTCTCGCTCTACCGCGACCCGGGCATCGCCGGCAGCCGGTGGACGGCCGGCCTCTTCGGGCAGTACGCGAAGATCGACCGGGAGCGCCGCGTCCGCGACGTGGTGGTGGACGAGTACACGGACCGGCGCGTGGATGCGTCCGCGACGCTCGGCTACCAGTTCCTCCCCGAGCTCAACGTGGGCGCGGGCGTGTTCACCCTCCTCAACAAGCCCCTGCCCCGCAACGAGGGCGGGCTCGTCCCCGCGCGCAGCGACGTCTTCGGCGTCAGCGCGTCCGCCGAGTACCTGGGCCAGGACTTCCACTTCTATTTCAATGAGGGCCCCCTGGCCCGGGTGAGCTTCCGCCAGGGCCTGGAGCCGCTCGGCTCGACGCGCGACTACCGGCAGGTGTCCGCCTCCGCCAGCTACACGCTGTCGCTGTTCGGAGACCACGCCGTCTCGCTGCTGGCCAGCTTCGACCGCGTGTGGGGCGACGCCACCCTGGACGCGTTGTTGATGGGAGGCCGCGCCGGCAGCCGGGGCTTCACCAACCAGACCCTCTGGGCCGAGCAGGCCGCGACCGCGACACTCGAGTACCAGGTGCCGCTGTGGAGCCCGCGCCTGGCCACCCTCACCGCGCATGCCTTCGTCGACGTGGGGCGGGTGGCCTGGAAGAACGCCCGCCTGCGCTATGCCGCGCCCGGCGCCGGTGTCCGCGTCTATCTGCGCAGCGTCGCCGTGCCCGCCCTCGGCCTCGACGTCACCCGCGAACCCCAGACGGGCGAGGTGGTCGCCAGCTTCGCCGCCGGCCTGTCGATGTAG
- a CDS encoding TetR/AcrR family transcriptional regulator, whose amino-acid sequence MNPAQRIAIVTAATQAFARHGFSGTSLEDVARRAGLPPECIHDHFESKAALFAVVVRQVSRGMLEELEAAIASASTAEDKMLAFVETRQGQVDRLLRDLRVSPEALVDMLPRMDPLLVDVRAREVALLEHILSEGNTRGTFDIGNPKAVALAMASALQNIERVLLQVQLDVDFTEGPDAPHARPPRHRLH is encoded by the coding sequence ATGAACCCAGCACAGCGCATCGCCATCGTCACCGCCGCCACGCAGGCCTTCGCCCGGCATGGCTTCTCCGGGACCTCCCTGGAGGACGTCGCCCGGCGCGCGGGCCTGCCTCCCGAGTGCATCCACGACCACTTCGAGAGCAAGGCGGCCCTGTTCGCCGTGGTGGTGCGGCAGGTCTCCCGGGGGATGCTCGAGGAGCTGGAGGCCGCCATCGCCTCCGCCTCCACCGCCGAGGACAAGATGCTCGCCTTCGTGGAGACGCGGCAGGGCCAGGTCGACCGCCTCCTGCGCGACCTGCGCGTCTCCCCGGAGGCGCTGGTCGACATGCTCCCACGGATGGACCCGCTGCTCGTGGACGTGCGGGCCCGCGAGGTCGCCCTCCTCGAGCACATCCTCTCCGAGGGCAACACGCGCGGGACGTTCGACATCGGCAACCCGAAGGCGGTCGCGCTCGCGATGGCCTCCGCGCTCCAGAACATCGAGCGCGTGCTGCTCCAGGTCCAGCTCGACGTGGACTTCACGGAGGGTCCAGACGCGCCCCACGCCCGCCCCCCGCGTCACCGGCTGCACTAG
- a CDS encoding EVE domain-containing protein has product MAKPQYWLIKSEPSVYAYAQLEKDGKTEWTGIRSYEARNNLRAMKPGDLCLYYHSNEDKALVGIARVLTAAGPDSTAPDEDWASVRVEAVTPLKHPVDLATVKATPALEEFPLVTRSRLSVAPVTAEHFKLVLKMAKTAPPK; this is encoded by the coding sequence ATGGCGAAACCCCAGTACTGGCTCATCAAGAGCGAACCTTCCGTCTACGCGTACGCGCAGCTCGAGAAGGACGGGAAGACGGAGTGGACGGGCATCCGCAGCTACGAGGCGCGCAACAACCTGCGGGCCATGAAGCCCGGCGACCTGTGCCTCTACTACCACTCCAACGAGGACAAGGCCCTGGTGGGCATCGCGCGGGTGCTCACCGCGGCCGGGCCGGACTCCACCGCCCCCGACGAGGACTGGGCCTCCGTGCGGGTCGAGGCCGTCACGCCGCTGAAGCACCCGGTGGACCTGGCCACGGTGAAGGCCACGCCCGCCCTGGAGGAGTTCCCGCTCGTCACCCGCAGCCGGCTCAGCGTGGCGCCCGTCACCGCCGAGCACTTCAAGCTCGTCCTCAAGATGGCGAAGACGGCGCCGCCGAAGTAG
- a CDS encoding amino acid permease has protein sequence MATAPDHERQLREDAAQLQRLGYAQQLLRGMGGFSNFAVSFSIISILTGAVTLYGHGLRFGGPLVMGVGWPLVAVMTLTVAASLAQLASSFPTAGALYHWAAMLGGPRVGFFTAWLNTLGQFAITAGIDYGLAEFLADMLGWPRERTHVLPLYAAILLSHAVLNHVGVRVVAWLNDFSAWYHVAGVGVLIGALAVLAPKQDAAFLLTRFSSETPLYAYGFLIGLLQAQWTFTGYDASAHVSEETLDPTRNAPWGIFLSVAVSAVAGYVLLGAVTLAIQDLPTTAAAANPFLYVLTHALGPSLGGALVWVAIGAMWFCGLSSVTSNSRMLFAFARDNGLPASRWLAKVSERFRSPAVAVWVSVAAAGVVALWAEAYAAMVALSTLALYASYALPIWVGMRARRAGTWSHRGPWDLGRASRAVNVVALGWSALVMVLFVLPPNQLAGYTFAGALVLLGLYWGLVQRHTFTGPQVTLLHPADATTSAAPSSPS, from the coding sequence ATGGCCACTGCTCCGGACCATGAGCGTCAGCTTCGCGAGGATGCCGCCCAGCTCCAGCGCCTGGGCTACGCGCAGCAGCTGCTGCGCGGCATGGGCGGCTTCTCCAACTTCGCCGTCTCCTTCTCCATCATCTCCATCCTCACCGGCGCCGTGACGCTCTACGGCCATGGCCTGCGCTTCGGCGGTCCGCTGGTCATGGGCGTGGGCTGGCCGCTGGTGGCGGTGATGACGCTGACGGTGGCCGCGAGCCTCGCGCAGCTCGCGTCGTCGTTCCCCACCGCGGGCGCGCTGTACCACTGGGCCGCCATGCTCGGAGGGCCCCGGGTGGGCTTCTTCACCGCGTGGCTCAACACCCTGGGGCAGTTCGCCATCACCGCCGGCATCGACTACGGGCTGGCCGAGTTCCTCGCGGACATGCTCGGCTGGCCGCGCGAGCGCACCCACGTGCTGCCGCTCTACGCCGCCATCCTCCTGTCCCACGCGGTGCTCAACCACGTGGGCGTGCGCGTGGTGGCGTGGCTCAACGACTTCTCCGCCTGGTACCACGTCGCGGGCGTGGGCGTGCTCATCGGCGCGCTCGCCGTGCTCGCGCCCAAGCAGGACGCCGCCTTCCTCCTGACGCGCTTCAGCTCGGAGACGCCGCTGTACGCGTATGGCTTCCTCATCGGTTTGCTCCAGGCCCAGTGGACGTTCACCGGCTACGACGCCAGCGCGCATGTCTCCGAGGAGACGCTGGACCCCACGCGCAACGCCCCGTGGGGCATCTTCCTGTCCGTGGCCGTCAGCGCCGTGGCGGGCTACGTGCTGCTGGGCGCGGTGACGCTGGCCATCCAGGACCTGCCCACCACCGCCGCCGCCGCCAACCCCTTCCTGTACGTCCTCACCCACGCGCTGGGCCCCTCGCTCGGAGGCGCGCTGGTGTGGGTGGCCATCGGCGCCATGTGGTTCTGCGGCCTGTCGTCGGTGACGTCCAATTCGCGCATGCTGTTCGCCTTCGCGCGCGACAACGGACTGCCCGCGTCCAGATGGTTGGCGAAGGTGTCCGAGCGCTTCCGCAGCCCGGCCGTCGCCGTGTGGGTGTCCGTGGCGGCCGCCGGAGTGGTGGCGCTGTGGGCGGAGGCGTACGCGGCCATGGTGGCGCTGAGCACCCTGGCGCTCTACGCGTCCTATGCGCTGCCCATCTGGGTGGGGATGCGCGCGCGGCGCGCGGGGACGTGGTCGCACCGGGGGCCGTGGGACCTGGGCCGCGCGTCGCGCGCCGTCAACGTCGTGGCGCTGGGCTGGAGCGCGCTGGTGATGGTGCTGTTCGTGCTGCCGCCCAACCAGCTGGCCGGCTACACGTTCGCCGGCGCGCTGGTGCTGCTGGGCCTGTACTGGGGGCTGGTGCAGCGCCACACCTTCACCGGCCCCCAGGTGACGCTGCTGCACCCGGCCGACGCGACTACTTCGGCGGCGCCGTCTTCGCCATCTTGA
- a CDS encoding periplasmic heavy metal sensor — protein MKSRVPMWWSASLASLLFAAPVLGQQQARAEASDKAPPPREEAVAFERGPGLVTRTVRRLDASPGGPTVAVAGVASPGFPGEGFGIGGPGGIPSRVLERLGVPREKVKQVEDLTFEANEAVIPLEADLKRAQLRFERQLDAETPDEGAVLKLVEEIGRAETAVRRNRVGLMLRIKKALGPELWRKVEGMPAMVKHIQIHGPNGLETEDFKGPEESGPGRVLLRRP, from the coding sequence ATGAAGAGTCGTGTCCCCATGTGGTGGTCCGCGTCCCTGGCGTCGCTGTTGTTCGCGGCGCCGGTGCTGGGGCAGCAGCAGGCGCGGGCCGAGGCATCCGACAAGGCGCCACCTCCGCGCGAGGAGGCCGTCGCCTTCGAGCGGGGGCCGGGCCTCGTCACCCGCACGGTGCGGCGCCTGGATGCGTCTCCGGGCGGCCCCACGGTCGCCGTGGCGGGGGTGGCGTCCCCCGGGTTCCCGGGGGAGGGCTTCGGCATCGGCGGCCCCGGAGGCATCCCGTCTCGCGTGCTGGAGCGGCTGGGCGTGCCCCGCGAGAAGGTGAAGCAGGTGGAGGACCTCACGTTCGAGGCGAACGAGGCGGTCATCCCCCTGGAGGCGGACCTCAAGCGCGCGCAGCTGCGGTTCGAACGGCAGCTCGACGCGGAGACGCCGGACGAGGGCGCCGTCCTCAAGCTGGTGGAGGAGATTGGCCGAGCGGAGACCGCGGTGCGCCGCAACCGCGTGGGGTTGATGCTGCGCATCAAGAAGGCCCTGGGACCCGAGCTGTGGCGGAAGGTCGAGGGGATGCCCGCGATGGTGAAGCACATCCAGATCCATGGCCCGAACGGGCTGGAGACGGAGGACTTCAAGGGCCCGGAGGAGTCCGGACCTGGACGGGTGCTGCTGCGCCGGCCGTAA
- a CDS encoding RNA polymerase sigma factor — translation MKGTVILEETGSPATGLVAVDFDALLEAEQGALLRLARRLVWDAEEARDLVQAALADAYEKRHALRDGVAGAAWLRRILVSRAMSHLRRRRVWSAIRDVLDWGAAELAPSAEERYAGAQRWDTLSRALRSLPAQQATAFTLRYLEGLGVDGVAEAMGIGRGSVRTHLHRALTRLKALDALVEGETP, via the coding sequence GTGAAAGGCACCGTCATCCTGGAGGAGACCGGAAGTCCCGCGACCGGCCTGGTCGCGGTGGACTTCGACGCGCTCCTGGAGGCGGAGCAGGGCGCGTTGCTGAGGCTCGCCCGGCGGCTCGTCTGGGACGCGGAGGAGGCGAGGGACCTGGTGCAGGCGGCGCTCGCGGACGCCTACGAGAAGCGGCACGCGCTGCGGGACGGGGTGGCGGGGGCCGCGTGGCTGCGCCGCATCCTGGTGTCGCGCGCGATGAGCCACCTGCGACGGCGGCGGGTGTGGAGCGCCATCCGCGACGTGCTGGACTGGGGGGCCGCGGAGCTCGCGCCCTCCGCGGAGGAGCGCTACGCGGGGGCGCAGCGCTGGGACACGCTGTCGCGGGCCCTGCGGTCGCTGCCCGCGCAGCAGGCCACGGCCTTCACCCTGCGGTACCTGGAGGGGCTGGGCGTGGACGGCGTCGCGGAGGCCATGGGCATCGGACGCGGCTCGGTCCGCACGCACCTGCATCGGGCCCTCACCCGGCTCAAGGCCCTGGATGCGCTCGTCGAAGGAGAGACACCATGA
- a CDS encoding GNAT family N-acetyltransferase, with translation MSSPEIRRIPAAETRGLRRAVLRPHQPPEAVIYPGDDDPDTLHLGLYVEGRQLGVASLYREPPPFALKVTTAWRLRGMAVEHVRQGMGLGAALLRACLEHAASQRGTQVWCNARSTAAGFYKSLGFVSRGEPFDLPGIGPHHLMYRDLSGAAS, from the coding sequence GTGAGCTCCCCAGAAATCCGCCGGATACCGGCCGCCGAGACGCGCGGGCTGCGTCGCGCCGTCCTGCGCCCCCACCAACCCCCGGAGGCCGTCATCTATCCCGGGGACGACGACCCGGACACCCTCCACCTGGGACTGTACGTGGAGGGGCGCCAGCTGGGAGTGGCCTCCCTGTACCGGGAGCCGCCGCCCTTCGCGCTCAAGGTCACCACGGCCTGGCGGCTGCGGGGCATGGCCGTCGAGCACGTCCGCCAGGGCATGGGGCTGGGCGCGGCGCTGCTGCGCGCGTGCCTGGAGCACGCGGCATCCCAGCGGGGCACCCAGGTGTGGTGCAACGCTCGCTCGACGGCCGCGGGCTTCTACAAGTCCCTGGGCTTCGTCTCCCGGGGCGAGCCCTTCGACCTGCCGGGCATCGGGCCCCACCACCTCATGTACCGGGACCTGTCGGGGGCCGCGTCATGA
- a CDS encoding bifunctional chorismate mutase/prephenate dehydratase, translating to MTAPKQPDLGALREAIERIDEELLDALRRRMDLADDVARSKLANAAPFRDQRREDLLLRSIRGRASEHGLDPHEVERIWRLVIDMSVARQQALVTRQDTTPLRVGYPGVEGSYSHLAARRMYAGRSGGVLLTGFDHSREAVEALRRGEQDLALLPIENTTAGSMNETYDLLAEGGVVITAELVSQVDHRLLGLPGAKLEGLREVLSHPQALTQCEAYLRERLPWARAVPDPDTGGAAQKVRERNDASVAAIASETAAQRFGLEVLARDLQPASDYTRFVEVGREATPMKPGVPFKTSLLMVLGDDKPGSLGEMLQRLTLRGVNLSKLESRPIPGSPWRYRFYVDVEGHAASAPLTAALDDIRPLTSFLRVLGTYPRAEGEGSHG from the coding sequence ATGACGGCGCCGAAGCAGCCCGACCTGGGGGCGCTGCGCGAGGCCATCGAACGCATCGACGAGGAGCTCCTCGACGCGCTCCGCCGCCGCATGGACCTGGCGGACGACGTGGCCCGCTCCAAGCTGGCCAACGCGGCGCCCTTCCGCGACCAGCGACGCGAGGACCTGCTGCTGCGCAGCATCCGCGGCCGCGCCTCCGAGCATGGCCTGGACCCGCACGAGGTGGAGCGCATCTGGCGGCTGGTCATCGACATGTCCGTCGCCCGCCAGCAGGCGCTCGTCACCCGGCAGGACACGACGCCGCTGCGCGTGGGCTACCCGGGCGTCGAGGGTTCCTACAGCCACCTGGCCGCGCGGCGCATGTACGCGGGCCGCTCCGGCGGCGTGCTGCTCACCGGGTTCGACCATTCGCGCGAGGCCGTGGAGGCGCTGCGCCGCGGCGAACAGGACCTGGCGCTGCTGCCCATCGAGAACACCACCGCGGGCAGCATGAACGAGACCTATGACCTGCTCGCCGAGGGCGGCGTGGTCATCACCGCGGAGCTGGTGAGCCAGGTCGACCACCGCCTGCTGGGGCTGCCGGGCGCGAAGCTGGAGGGCCTGCGCGAGGTCCTCTCCCATCCCCAGGCGCTGACCCAGTGCGAGGCGTACCTGCGCGAGCGGCTGCCCTGGGCGCGCGCGGTGCCGGACCCGGACACCGGGGGCGCGGCGCAGAAGGTCCGCGAGCGCAACGACGCGTCCGTGGCGGCCATCGCCAGCGAGACGGCGGCGCAGCGCTTCGGCCTGGAGGTGCTCGCGCGCGACCTCCAGCCCGCGTCGGACTACACGCGCTTCGTGGAGGTGGGCCGCGAGGCCACGCCGATGAAGCCGGGCGTGCCCTTCAAGACGTCGCTGCTCATGGTGCTGGGGGACGACAAGCCCGGCTCGCTGGGAGAGATGCTGCAGCGGCTCACCCTGCGCGGCGTCAACCTGAGCAAGCTCGAGTCCCGCCCCATCCCCGGCAGCCCGTGGCGCTACCGGTTCTACGTCGACGTGGAGGGCCACGCCGCCTCCGCGCCGCTGACGGCCGCGCTGGACGACATCCGGCCGCTGACGTCCTTCCTCCGGGTGCTGGGCACCTACCCTCGCGCCGAGGGCGAGGGGAGCCATGGCTGA
- a CDS encoding prephenate dehydratase, which yields MAESSRRRVAFQGEHGAYGEEALRALYGPDAEAVPCLTFRGVFEAVAEGRVDSGVVPVESSLGGPVAENVDLLLEHDLPISGELSLRVRHCLVAPPGLALEDVERALSHPQALSQCAGYLRRRGILPVPETNTAIAARKVAEEAPPRTAAIASRVSAGLYGLAVLEEGVEDSPDNHTRFLTLGAPAPRAWTRRKTALAFTVQNAPGALYRVLGAFSARGLEVARLESRPQRRAWEYVWCLDVEGALEDPRVREAVGAAQGACITLRVLGSYGVA from the coding sequence ATGGCTGAGTCGTCGCGACGCCGCGTCGCCTTCCAGGGAGAGCACGGCGCCTATGGCGAGGAGGCCCTGCGCGCGCTCTATGGCCCGGACGCGGAGGCCGTCCCGTGCCTCACCTTCCGCGGCGTCTTCGAGGCCGTGGCCGAGGGCCGCGTCGACAGCGGCGTCGTCCCCGTGGAGAGCTCGCTGGGGGGGCCCGTGGCGGAGAACGTGGACCTGCTGCTGGAGCACGACCTGCCCATCTCCGGCGAGCTGTCCCTGCGCGTGCGGCACTGCCTGGTGGCGCCCCCGGGCCTGGCCCTCGAGGACGTCGAGCGGGCCCTCTCCCATCCCCAGGCGCTCTCGCAGTGCGCCGGCTACCTGAGGCGGCGCGGCATCCTCCCGGTGCCGGAGACGAACACCGCCATCGCCGCGCGCAAGGTGGCCGAGGAGGCCCCTCCACGCACCGCCGCCATCGCCAGCCGCGTCTCCGCCGGGCTGTACGGGCTGGCGGTGCTGGAGGAGGGCGTGGAGGACTCGCCGGACAACCACACGCGGTTCCTCACGCTGGGGGCCCCCGCGCCGCGAGCCTGGACGCGGCGCAAGACGGCGCTGGCCTTCACGGTGCAGAACGCGCCCGGCGCGCTGTACCGCGTCCTGGGCGCCTTCAGCGCGCGGGGGCTGGAGGTGGCGCGGCTGGAGTCGAGGCCCCAGCGCCGCGCGTGGGAGTACGTCTGGTGCCTGGACGTCGAGGGGGCGCTGGAGGACCCGCGGGTGCGCGAGGCGGTGGGGGCCGCCCAGGGCGCCTGCATCACCCTGCGGGTGCTCGGCAGCTACGGCGTGGCCTGA
- a CDS encoding 3-deoxy-7-phosphoheptulonate synthase gives MIVMLEPDSPQSVVAAVLQVASQYKGVTPRPHVMEGSEYTVTEVYLLGPTAQVPTEPFEQIPGVRQVVRVSQKYRVIGRHKGQKMATTGFEYNGVTFDERSVQLFAGLCAVDTRENVESMMAALERCGIRTTRMGAYKPRTNPYEFQGLGAACLPWVFESAGKHGIKVVAMEVTHPRHIDEIRDALERSGNATGVMLQVGTRNAQNFELLKQIGQQRDFPVLFKRGMGITLEESLNACEYIASEGNPKIVFCLRGVKTHLGDPHRNMVDFAHVPVVRRLTRMPVCVDPSHAIGRADAPPDGLPDIFHSIGQGLIAGASMVLVDFHPHPEAALCDGPQALRLEQLAALQRYTHIVREAYVAVVKNGDGSAPTEVAA, from the coding sequence ATGATCGTCATGCTCGAGCCGGACTCACCCCAGTCCGTGGTTGCCGCAGTCCTGCAGGTTGCCTCCCAGTACAAGGGGGTGACGCCTCGGCCGCACGTGATGGAGGGGTCCGAGTACACCGTCACGGAGGTGTACCTGCTCGGTCCGACGGCGCAGGTCCCGACGGAGCCCTTCGAGCAGATCCCCGGCGTGCGCCAGGTGGTGCGCGTCTCGCAGAAGTACCGGGTCATCGGCCGGCACAAGGGCCAGAAGATGGCGACCACGGGCTTCGAGTACAACGGCGTCACGTTCGACGAGCGCTCGGTGCAGCTGTTCGCCGGCCTGTGCGCGGTGGACACGCGCGAGAACGTGGAGTCGATGATGGCCGCGCTCGAGCGCTGCGGCATCCGCACCACGCGCATGGGCGCGTACAAGCCGCGCACCAACCCCTACGAGTTCCAGGGCCTGGGGGCCGCGTGCCTGCCGTGGGTGTTCGAGTCCGCGGGCAAGCACGGCATCAAGGTGGTCGCCATGGAGGTGACGCACCCGCGCCACATCGACGAGATCCGCGACGCGCTGGAGCGCTCCGGCAACGCCACGGGCGTCATGCTCCAGGTGGGCACGCGCAACGCGCAGAACTTCGAGCTGCTCAAGCAGATCGGCCAGCAGCGCGACTTCCCGGTGCTCTTCAAGCGCGGCATGGGCATCACCCTGGAGGAGTCGCTCAACGCGTGCGAGTACATCGCCAGCGAGGGCAACCCGAAGATCGTCTTCTGCCTGCGCGGCGTGAAGACGCACCTGGGCGACCCGCACCGCAACATGGTGGACTTCGCCCACGTGCCGGTGGTGCGCCGGCTCACCCGCATGCCGGTGTGCGTGGACCCGTCGCACGCCATCGGCCGCGCGGACGCGCCGCCGGACGGCCTGCCGGACATCTTCCACTCGATTGGCCAGGGGCTCATCGCCGGGGCCTCCATGGTGCTGGTGGACTTCCACCCGCACCCGGAGGCGGCGCTGTGCGACGGCCCGCAGGCGCTGCGGCTGGAGCAGCTCGCCGCGCTCCAGCGCTACACGCACATCGTCCGCGAGGCGTACGTGGCCGTGGTGAAGAACGGCGACGGCAGCGCCCCGACGGAGGTGGCGGCGTAG
- a CDS encoding tetratricopeptide repeat protein, with protein MSKLLFAAFTEGSSLSMSGQHEAAILAFDKVLAVDPKHSPALCAKGASLLRLDRAQEALRCFERAIEVDPSAADPHRDAALCQLALGEPEAAAALMERAIQLNPEPGYREGAAIEVYERGNALLTQGPRRPDKARYRQARRTFELALELSPAYIEAAKALADVWEHLGDSAQRDHYAQLALRLRPMGS; from the coding sequence ATGTCCAAGTTGCTGTTCGCGGCGTTCACCGAGGGCTCGAGCCTCTCGATGTCCGGCCAACACGAGGCCGCGATCCTCGCCTTCGACAAGGTCCTCGCCGTGGACCCGAAGCACTCTCCGGCCCTCTGCGCCAAGGGCGCCTCGCTGCTGCGCCTGGACCGCGCCCAGGAGGCGCTGCGCTGCTTCGAGCGCGCCATCGAGGTGGACCCCTCCGCCGCCGACCCGCACCGCGACGCCGCCCTGTGCCAGCTCGCCCTCGGGGAGCCGGAGGCCGCCGCCGCCCTCATGGAGCGCGCCATCCAGCTCAACCCGGAGCCCGGCTACCGGGAGGGCGCCGCCATCGAGGTGTACGAGCGCGGCAACGCCCTGCTCACCCAGGGGCCTCGTCGCCCCGACAAGGCCCGCTACCGGCAGGCCCGGCGGACCTTCGAGCTCGCGCTGGAGCTGTCGCCCGCCTACATCGAGGCCGCCAAGGCGCTCGCGGACGTCTGGGAACACCTGGGAGACTCCGCTCAGCGCGATCACTACGCACAGCTCGCCCTCCGGCTGCGCCCCATGGGGAGCTGA